A stretch of Kazachstania africana CBS 2517 chromosome 7, complete genome DNA encodes these proteins:
- the MCX1 gene encoding Mcx1p (similar to Saccharomyces cerevisiae MCX1 (YBR227C); ancestral locus Anc_6.124): MFSMLSRRTAVFVGRSKLSSTIAIRTLIGSSKVEAIPSPRKIKKQLDEYIIGQETSKKVLSVAVYNHYLRVNDKLRKNEIKKQKKLLELNKSLSVESSNSEATAGLKSIKRQLDNLEDADLELSKSNVLVVGPSGSGKTLLATTLARILDVPIAVTDCTQLTQAGYIGQDVEVCIERLLVNANFDVSKAERGIIVLDEIDKLSKPAASIGTKDVSGEGVQQSLLKIIEGHKVELTVKRPVKSQKGNENKNQVTTTKEENFVIDTSNILFMIMGAFVGLDKHVVNRINALKDSNKKGKEEGTKNSEEKKRSKFGNFIEDVELPNGEKVSALSLTTPTDLVGFGLIPELVGRVPIITALDPLQTTDLYNILREPKNALLDQYEYIFKQFGVRLCVTKKAIKRIAQLALNEGTGARGLRGVMERLLLNVNFESPDSGISYVLIDESTVNSLQQTKYSLATHVDAKYYLSSQQGDLIRDASREDIILAGLLEKEFLRTSVIERKN, encoded by the coding sequence ATGTTTAGCATGCTTTCTCGAAGAACTGCGGTTTTCGTAGGAAGAAGTAAGTTAAGTAGTACCATTGCAATAAGAACTCTAATTGGATCAAGTAAAGTTGAGGCCATCCCATCTCCGAGAAAGATCAAAAAGCAGTTAGATGAGTATATCATAGGACAAGAGACTAGCAAGAAAGTACTCAGTGTAGCTGTCTATAACCATTACTTGCGAGTTAATGACAAGTTGAGAAAGAATGAGATCaagaagcaaaagaaaCTGCTGGAATTGAACAAATCTTTGAGTGTTGAGTCATCGAATTCTGAAGCTACTGCTGGATTGAAGAGTATTAAGCGACAACTGGATAATCTAGAAGATGCCGACTTGGAATTAAGTAAAAGTAATGTTCTCGTGGTTGGGCCCTCTGGTTCTGGTAAAACGCTGTTGGCGACTACTTTGGCAAGAATACTGGATGTTCCTATTGCTGTCACAGATTGTACGCAATTGACCCAGGCTGGTTATATCGGTCAGGATGTAGAAGTTTGCATTGAAAGACTGTTGGTTAatgcaaattttgatgtttCTAAGGCAGAAAGGGGAATCATTGTTttggatgaaattgataaactTTCTAAGCCTGCTGCAAGTATAGGTACGAAGGACGTTTCAGGCGAGGGTGTCCAACAGtcattattgaagataattgaGGGCCATAAAGTTGAATTAACTGTTAAAAGACCCGTAAAGTCTCAGAAGGGTAATGAGAATAAGAACCAAGTCACGACGACAAAGgaggaaaattttgtcattGACACATCTAATATTCTGTTCATGATTATGGGAGCATTTGTTGGACTGGATAAGCATGTTGTAAATAGAATTAATGCTTTGAAGGATAGCAATAAAAAgggaaaagaagaaggaacAAAGAACTCAGaggagaagaaaagatcaaaatttggtaaCTTTATTGAAGACGTAGAGTTACCAAATGGCGAAAAGGTCTCTGCCCTAAGTTTAACTACTCCAACGGATTTAGTCGGTTTTGGGCTAATACCTGAACTGGTAGGAAGAGTCCCTATAATCACGGCATTGGATCCTTTACAAACTACCGATTTGTATAATATTCTGAGAGAGCCTAAGAATGCTCTTCTGGACCAATATGAGTACATCTTCAAACAATTTGGTGTCAGGTTATGCGTAACCAAAAAAGCCATCAAAAGAATTGCACAGCTGGCATTAAACGAAGGTACAGGCGCAAGAGGGTTAAGAGGTGTCATGGAAAGGCTTTTACTCAACgttaattttgaaagtcCCGATTCTGGTATCTCATATGTTTTGATAGATGAGTCAACAGTGAACTCTTTACAACAGACAAAGTATTCTTTAGCAACACATGTAGACGCCAAATACTACTTAAGCTCTCAACAAGGTGATCTGATCCGGGACGCCTCGAGGGAAGACATCATATTAGCTGGATTACTGGAGAAAGAATTTTTACGAACATCGgtcattgaaagaaagaattaa
- the KAFR0G02210 gene encoding uncharacterized protein (similar to Saccharomyces cerevisiae YBR225W; ancestral locus Anc_6.123) — protein sequence MSHDIEPDPYRRLRRADSNEPAHDDLVGPLDSDQRNETKPRTTPLIYDSNDFNDINNTLHVDSGTGNSHVGRVAGENQGDRHLEVTYPTKSDSSSTRVGTTPYVSINHSTTLDLSSPSASTLSLRSAVNAYKPVEMTHDFDSYHFASTVGDQTSKKTEDAGHQSEDADTDTEKVEHLPLTRVRSIHGTTSKVVENQSSRKKWDWNILPAVNSSLLLKMADYNITKISIDGEIKYIKYDPSYNYVLPIMDLFLSFNRESKPIECLLNAEERLKSYVCFQSDYLKLDGEHNIKLNSKVQSTESVTSNSFSDLSEAERLIHLWYLQSTKFLLQNNSLFFSSDVSQTLIQRKTNRRKSSIDQHLRLRKLQRRSDSSSSTILCTQASFNGVDTRSVNPIKHVDDETFGEIEEKDPKIGMFDPIGDIDILILRPPFAALASWQIAYDEPALNVADYQLNVFPWINNNYITKDGEDASAMTLKNLQRLKSSGHLYQYGSSVMIVSDQDKLKKLTNENAYEYIADCMNKPVSNKDYSVIERNIKLKDKKDFSKIARREESPFEKTTVITSSPSPTPQLSSLKLKDTSSASITHSVGPKTKKTPFKQAKKSSGIVNFFKRKHSQLQNLSSGTTTNPHHLNVNLTHQSNKVTPASSASHSPALAAPTAKTKEMSPLTTFLNPNGNIAADTTLGTKHKESREDSSKLEVDSTQEDEFTQEDELSQEGELSQEDELQSEWLENHYGEVLSNYKRINIPTQYSLPSTAKATNEENNEDPLLHTKEFLQLDLPFQTNSMPSIFCPWLWAGLTRSKWIQLSREIYRCLQPEGYILAVVTDLTTSNSNGLSDQGFPTTKERDTAFDVVSVGAINKGLHIHPTSFLTKIFKEVGFTNIKATVLSMRLGDLNNKMGILNEFLCMISWDYNFRNQVRGRNCDDIPKEIDLDTLFERYVDDHWGKVDDDAGCFRTLFIVAQKPKDKRQK from the coding sequence ATGTCGCATGACATTGAACCTGATCCGTATAGAAGGCTAAGAAGAGCTGATTCAAATGAACCGGCGCATGATGATTTGGTAGGACCCCTAGATTCAgatcaaagaaatgaaaCAAAGCCAAGAACGACTCCACTAATTTATGATAGCAACGATTTTAACGATATTAATAACACATTGCATGTAGATTCTGGCACTGGGAATTCTCATGTAGGTCGTGTGGCAGGGGAAAACCAGGGCGACAGACATTTGGAGGTTACTTATCCAACCAAAAGTGACAGTTCCTCTACAAGGGTAGGTACTACTCCGTATGTCTCAATAAACCACTCAACTACGTTAGATTTAAGCTCTCCTTCAGCTTCAACTCTCAGCTTGCGATCAGCAGTGAATGCGTATAAACCGGTGGAAATGACGCACGATTTTGATTCATACCATTTTGCAAGTACAGTAGGAGACCAAACTTCCAAGAAGACAGAAGATGCTGGCCATCAATCTGAAGATGCTGACACGGACACCGAGAAAGTTGAGCATCTCCCTTTGACGAGAGTTAGAAGTATTCATGGTACGACGTCGAAAGTGGTGGAAAATCAAAGCTCTAGGAAAAAATGGGACTGGAATATATTACCTGCtgtaaattcttctttgttaCTTAAGATGGCAGACTACAACATCACCAAAATTTCTATTGATGgagaaatcaaatatatcaaatatgatCCAAGTTATAATTATGTTCTACCAATAATGGATTTGTTTCTGTCATTCAATCGTGAAAGTAAACCAATTGAGTGTTTGTTGAACGCCGAAGAAAGGCTGAAATCTTATGTTTGTTTTCAATCAGACTATTTAAAGTTGGATGGGGAGCATAATATCAAGTTAAACTCCAAAGTACAATCTACTGAGTCAGTAACAtccaattcattttctgatttGTCTGAAGCGGAAAGGCTAATCCATCTATGGTATTTACAATCTACAAAGTTTCTTTTACAGAATAATTCTTTGTTTTTCAGTTCAGATGTTTCACAGACTTTgatacaaagaaaaacaaatagaagaaaatcttcCATTGACCAGCACTTACGTTTAAGGAAacttcaaagaagaagtgaTTCTTCTAGTTCAACCATATTATGCACTCAAGCATCTTTTAATGGTGTCGACACTAGATCAGTAAATCCCATAAAACACGTTGACGATGAAACTTTCggagaaattgaagaaaaggacCCTAAAATAGGGATGTTTGATCCCATTGGTGATATCGATATTCTTATCCTTCGACCACCTTTTGCAGCTCTGGCAAGTTGGCAGATAGCTTACGATGAACCTGCTTTAAATGTTGCAGACTATCAACTAAATGTCTTTCCCTGGATTAATAACAACTACATTACTAAGGATGGCGAAGATGCATCAGCTATGACCTTGAAAAACTTACAGAGATTAAAAAGTTCAGGTCATTTATACCAATATGGATCATCTGTAATGATCGTTTCTGACCAGGACAAACTTAAAAAGTTgacaaatgaaaatgcatACGAATACATAGCGGATTGTATGAACAAGCCTGTAAGTAATAAAGACTATTCAGTTATTGAAAGGAacataaaattgaaagataaaaaagacttttcaaaaatagcCAGAAGAGAGGAGTCACCCTTCGAAAAAACGACGGTCATTACTTCTTCACCATCTCCAACTCCAcaattatcatcattaaaaCTAAAGGATACCTCTTCAGCATCAATAACCCATTCTGTAGGCCCAAAAACGAAGAAAACTCCTTTCAAACAAGCGAAAAAATCGTCTGGGATTGTAAACTTCTTCAAGAGAAAGCATAGCCAGTTACAGAATCTCTCTAGCGGGACTACAACCAATCCACATCATCTAAACGTAAACTTAACTCATCAATCTAATAAAGTTACACCAGCATCTTCAGCATCACATTCTCCTGCGCTCGCTGCGCCGACAGCGAAGACAAAGGAAATGTCACCATTAACTACATTTTTAAATCCAAATGGTAATATAGCAGCAGACACCACACTTGGTACTAAGCATAAAGAGTCAAGAGAAGATTCCTCTAAATTGGAGGTCGACTCAACTCAGGAGGACGAATTTACCCAAGAGGACGAATTGAGTCAGGAAGGCGAATTGAGTCAGGAGGACGAATTACAAAGTGAATGGCTTGAAAACCATTATGGTGAGGTATTAAGTAATTACAAAAGAATTAATATTCCGACTCAATATTCTCTCCCATCTACTGCAAAGGCaacaaatgaagaaaataatgaggaTCCATTACTGCATACAAAGGAGTTTCTGCAACTTGACTTGCCCTTTCAAACAAATTCTATGCCATCGATTTTTTGCCCATGGCTGTGGGCTGGTTTAACACGTAGTAAATGGATTCAATTGTCACGAGAGATCTACAGATGTTTGCAACCGGAAGGTTATATATTAGCTGTGGTAACAGATCTGACAACTTCAAACTCCAATGGACTTAGTGACCAAGGCTTCCCAACAACGAAAGAAAGAGATACGGCATTTGATGTCGTAAGTGTTGGAGCTATTAATAAAGGCCTTCACATCCATCCCACGTCTTTTCTcacaaaaatatttaaagaaGTTGGTTTTACAAATATAAAAGCCACAGTTCTAAGCATGAGGTTAGGTGATCTAAACAATAAAATGGGgatattgaatgaatttcTCTGTATGATTAGTTGGGATTACAATTTCAGAAACCAAGTTCGAGGAAGAAATTGTGATGATATACCTAAGGAGATTGATCTTGATACCCTTTTCGAAAGATACGTGGATGACCATTGGGGGAAAGTCGATGACGATGCAGGATGCTTCCGGACTTTATTTATCGTAGCTCAAAAGCCCAAGGATAAGAGACAAAAGTAA
- the TDP1 gene encoding tyrosyl-DNA phosphodiesterase 1 (similar to Saccharomyces cerevisiae TDP1 (YBR223C); ancestral locus Anc_6.121), whose protein sequence is MPDRKRIYSEVADAVARRWRQVEYNGCAKRKKFDESSPNPSIESNNLDSNLQVIDLTSDSDDKEEMLPDETLGGEKYSFKLIKSEYYDLNLPENIRSSSDFISLKDIFGNSNLESTVLFSYQFNLDFLLDQFHPSIKSITMVAQKGTINPVSPESFHLFPILDKCKIIDIYMPPYTSHHSKMILNFYRDKSVKIFIPSNNFTHHETNLPQQICWCSPSLYQGKTGSVLFQENLLSYLKSYEDKTLNTTIYYELLQLNFESLKDVDFVYSCPSKENASSGLKLLVELLSKHDNDKSGHYLCQTSTIGGPLNKSQNSNIFTHLMIPALSNMFGMSNSSRLTIPTTEQVLQFNKNNNIKPYILYPTVKELQNCPMGWLPSGWFHFNYDRIPMYYETLKEKFDIFYKQDAESISIQRRATPSHSKFYMKSSTETFTELDWCLYTSANLSMSAWGKITTKPRNYEVGVLFTGKDRLIRCTSFIDLIYKRTDGQSDVVVPFTLKLQKYEADDEAFCMSKDYGLLDINGRLYER, encoded by the coding sequence ATGCCTGATAGGAAGAGAATATATAGTGAAGTGGCAGATGCAGTGGCTAGAAGATGGAGGCAAGTGGAGTACAATGGATGTGcgaagaggaagaaatttgatgaatcgAGTCCCAATCCGTCAATTGAAAGCAATAATCTTGATAGTAACCTACAGGTAATTGATCTTACTTCAGATAGTGATGATAAAGAGGAAATGTTGCCAGATGAGACACTTGGTGGGGAAAAATACAGTTTTAAGCTCATTAAGTCAGAATATTATGATTTGAATCTGCCAGAAAATATAAGAAGCTCATCGGACTTTATTTCGCTGAAAGACATATTTGGTAATTCAAATCTCGAAAGCACAGTGTTATTCAGCTACCAATTCAACCTAGATTTCTTGCTGGACCAATTCCATCCCTCGATCAAGTCCATTACAATGGTTGCACAGAAAGGCACTATCAATCCTGTTTCACCCGAATCATTCCATCTCTTTCCCATACTCGACAAATGCAAAATAATAGATATTTACATGCCCCCTTATACGAGTCATCATTCcaagatgatattgaacTTTTACAGAGACAAATCAgtgaaaatatttataccgtctaataattttactCATCATGAAACGAATTTACCGCAACAGATCTGCTGGTGCAGTCCTAGTTTATACCAGGGTAAAACAGGATCAGTGTTATTTCAAGAGAATCTCTTGAgttatttgaaatcttaTGAGGACAAAACCCTAAATACGACAATATACTACGAGCTACTgcaattaaattttgagtCCTTAAAAGATGTTGATTTTGTATATTCGTGTCCTTCTAAAGAAAATGCATCGAGTGGATTAAAACTATTGGTTGAGCTGCTAAGCAAGCACGATAACGATAAATCAGGTCACTATTTATGTCAAACTTCTACAATTGGTGGCccattgaataaatcaCAAAATAGTAATATTTTTACGCACTTAATGATCCCAGCATTATCTAACATGTTTGGCATGTCTAATTCGTCCAGACTAACTATCCCAACCACGGAGCAAGTCCTGCAATTCAACAAGAACAATAATATCAAACCTTATATATTGTATCCCACTGTGAAAGAGTTACAGAATTGTCCCATGGGTTGGTTACCTAGTGGATGGTTTCATTTCAATTACGATCGAATTCCCATGTATTATGAGACGctgaaagagaaatttgaCATTTTCTATAAGCAAGATGCAGAGTCAATCTCAATACAGAGACGTGCCACGCCGTcacattctaaattttaTATGAAATCCAGTACCGAGACATTTACTGAACTAGATTGGTGTCTGTACACTAGTGCGAATCTCAGCATGAGTGCTTGGGGCAAAATAACCACCAAGCCAAGAAATTACGAAGTGGGCGTGCTATTCACCGGGAAAGACCGACTCATAAGATGTACAAGCTTTATTGATCTCATATACAAACGTACCGATGGGCAAAGCGATGTCGTAGTTCCATTTACATTGAAATTGCAGAAATACGAAGCTGATGACGAGGCATTCTGTATGTCAAAGGATTATGGACTTCTAGACATCAATGGAAGACTCTACGAGCGATAA
- the PCS60 gene encoding Pcs60p (similar to Saccharomyces cerevisiae PCS60 (YBR222C); ancestral locus Anc_6.120): MTSTASFNDTFKVSDNIAVVIPDDNVQVTYRELSHMVGHFQNMFKDKNSPLFDVVNRQSTVAISMVNNLEFIVAFLGSTMDSKIGAPLNPNYKEKELNFYLNDLKSKVICVAKGTVATPDAEVVKAAKTFDCFIVELYFDAARFTVEYDIYSPKDDYKQIIYSSNSNPKFINKSESHFPGFARSSDVALILHTSGTTSLPKTVPLLHLNIVRSTLNISNTYKLTSMDRSYVVMPLFHVHGLIGVLLSTFRQQGSVVVPPKFHPKQFWNQFTEWKCNWFSCVPTISMIMLNMPKPDPLPHIRFIRSCSASLAPTTFYTLEKEFNAPVLEAYAMTEASHQMTSNNLPPGKRKPGTVGQPQGVEVVILDDNDNVLEQGATGEVSIRGENVTLGYKNNDKANKENFTLRENYFRTGDQGYFDPEGFLVLTGRIKELINRGGEKISPIELDSVMLSNPKIDEAVSFGVDDEMYGQVVQAAIVLKEGESMTYEELVEYMTERVSKFKIPIKAYFVDKLPKTATGKIQRRVIAETFAK; this comes from the coding sequence ATGACTAGTACAGCCTCTTTCAACGATACCTTCAAAGTATCCGATAATATCGCCGTTGTTATTCCAGACGACAATGTGCAGGTCACTTATCGTGAGTTATCTCACATGGTAGGTCACTTCCAGAACATGTTCAAGGATAAGAACTCTCCACTGTTCGACGTAGTTAATAGACAATCTACTGTGGCAATTTCTATGGTAAACAATTTGGAATTCATTGTAGCATTTTTAGGTTCTACGATGGATTCTAAGATAGGTGCTCCATTGAATCCAAATTATAAGGAAAAGGAGTTAAATTTctatttgaatgatttaaAATCAAAGGTCATCTGCGTTGCTAAGGGTACCGTAGCCACTCCAGATGCCGAGGTTGTTAAAGCGGCGAAGACTTTCGATTGCTTTATTGTCGAATTATATTTCGATGCTGCTAGATTTACTGTGGAGTACGATATTTATTCTCCTAAAGATGACTACAAGCAAATCATCTACAGTTCTAATAGTAATCCAAAGTTTATTAATAAGAGCGAAAGCCACTTCCCAGGTTTTGCTCGTTCATCAGACGTTGCCTTGATTTTACACACAAGTGGCACAACTTCTTTGCCAAAGACCGTACCATTATTACATCTCAACATTGTTAGAAGCACATTGAACATTTCGAATACTTACAAACTGACTAGTATGGATCGTTCGTACGTCGTTATGCCATTATTCCATGTTCATGGTTTAATTGGTGTTCTATTATCAACATTCCGTCAACAAGGTTCTGTTGTCGTGCCACCAAAATTCCATCCAAAACAATTTTGGAACCAATTCACCGAATGGAAGTGCAATTGGTTTAGTTGCGTTCCAACAATCAGTATGATTATGTTGAATATGCCAAAACCTGATCCACTGCCACACATTAGATTTATCAGATCCTGCTCAGCGTCATTGGCACCAACAACCTTCTATACCTTGGAAAAGGAATTCAATGCGCCAGTTCTTGAAGCTTATGCAATGACTGAAGCATCTCATCAAATGACCTCAAATAATTTGCCACCAGGTAAGAGAAAACCAGGTACCGTGGGTCAACCGCAAGGCGTTGAAGTTGTCATCTTGgatgataatgacaatGTTCTTGAACAAGGAGCAACAGGAGAAGTGTCTATTAGAGGTGAAAATGTCACTCTGGGTTATAAGAATAATGATAAAgctaataaagaaaattttactCTCAGAGAAAACTATTTCAGAACGGGTGATCAAGGTTATTTTGATCCTGAAGGTTTCTTGGTCTTAACTGGCAGaataaaagaattaatCAATAGAGGAGGTGAGAAAATCTCACCAATTGAATTAGACTCTGTCATGTTGTCGAACCCAAAAATAGATGAAGCTGTTTCATTCGGtgttgatgatgaaatgtACGGACAGGTTGTTCAAGCTGCAATTGTATTGAAGGAAGGAGAGTCTATGACATACGAAGAACTGGTCGAATACATGACTGAAAGAGTTTCCAAGTTCAAGATCCCAATTAAAGCGTATTTTGTCGACAAATTACCAAAGACAGCAACGGgtaaaattcaaagaagagTAATTGCAGAAACTTTCGCCAAATGA